CCCACCAGCTACACCCAGGCGCGGAGGCCCCGGCACCGGCCTGCTGTGCAGCCCGACCCACTGGCTGGTGCCGCTTCCCCACCCACCAGCAGGCGCTGGAGCAAGCGAGGCCCAGCTGAGGCCCTGGGGGAGCAGGTCCTGGCTGGGCTGCATGCGGGCGCTGGAGAGGGACCACCCAGCAGCAAGGTCCTTGCCCTGGCAGATGTCCCACGCGCCTGACTCCCACAGcgtgggggaggtgaggggggcgTGTGCAGCCACCCACACCTCCCTGAGCAAAGTCATCGTGTGGCACAACCAGCTGGCGCTGCAGCTGGGGGGCACGTCGGACTCGCCCCAGCTGCGGGATGAGCTGCAGGAGCGGAGCAAGGAGGCGCACGAGCTCAGCAAGGGTAAGGAACTGAGCCCAGCCCGTTATCACCTGGGGACTGCCTGCCAGGAGCAGGGCAAGAGAGGAGGGGAGATGCCAGGCTGCCCCGCCTGTGGCTGCCCCGTCCCATGGAGCAGCTCAGGAGGCACGGCCAATGATCCCAGCTGAAGGGCAGCACAAAGACAGagcagcctccagcccagcccctgggtgCTCGCTGCACAGGGGCTGTGCGCTGGGCacctgctcttccccaggcctgGGGCTACAGCGCTCAGACAGCTTGGGCTGGTCTAGCAAAGAGCATAGACCACCCTGCCTGTGGCCAGCTCCTGCTTTCCTCTGCATTCAAATGGGAGCCCGCTCCCCATGTCCGCCTCCCTCTCGTCCTGCATCTTCTGCCCCAGAGCCAGGCCGGTCACATAGCAGCAGCAGTGGGCAGTTCTGAGAGCTAATGCTTGCATCCCCCACCAGTGCCTTGTCCCCATGGAGAGTAACAGCCAGCTAGCATTGCCATGTAACGGACCTACTGAGCTCAGGTGGTAGAGGCTTGAGCTGTGGCATTGAGACCAGAGCTCACCCCTCTGTGAGCCATGGGGAGGTTGCTTGTTACCCCTCAGAGAGTTACTCTTTAacctcctcccactgccccccaccccattagaGTTGGTGGCTGGGGGTTTCCTTCTAGTAACAGAGGGCAGAGTTTGCACCTGCAAGGATGTGCATGGGACCACACCCCTAGGTGAGAACATGCCATGCAGATGTCTTGGGCATGCCCACTGGACAAGCACACTGGACAAGCACACAGCTCGCACTCAGTGCTCACAGTTTGGCCCTCTATCACCAGGATATTTCATCACAGCTGGCTCCTTGCTAGGACAGCTGTTCAATTACCTTCCACTCGAGCCCATCCAGTGCTTTGCTCTGCTGGCTTCCCTCCCAGGGATGGTAACACTGAATGCACATCTCCCTGCAGGCCTGCGGAACATGCTCCTAGCTGGGCTGCAGCAGCCGCTGGCCAGCCCAGAGGAGCGGCAGGAGCTGGAGAGGCTGTGGGTGCTGTCCCTGTCAGCTCTGGAGCAATTCCACCAAGACCTCTGCAGAGCCCATCATCTCTGCCAACTCTTCcccctgcaggggtggggggtgcagctgCTGAGCACTGGAGTCACAGGGAAGACCACAGATGGAGGGCACAAGCCCTGGAGGAGGCCAAGCCGCAAGGGCACCAGGAGCacagagcagctgggagctgcccccagcctggaggagCAGATTGAGCATGTGGGGGCCATGCTGCTGGAGATGGAGACCAGAGTCAATGTCCCTGTCTGGACAGTGGAGGCCACAGAAGAGACTGGGCCTGAGAGCAGCTTGGCCTTTGAGGCAGAGGGGTCATGCAGCGAGAGGCAGGCTGCAGAGGTGGCAGGTGGCCTAGGGTGCTGTGGGCAGTGTCAGGACTGGCCTGCACTCTGCTGCACATTGTCATGACCATCTACCCATGCCAAGGGGCAGGAGAAAACCCAGAACAAGGACCCTTGGCCATAGCAGCTGAGAGAGAAAATTCCTTggagcacacagagccccacagGGAGAACCAGGAagagggctctggcttggggtaGGAACAAGTTGGCTGAGGGCACCCCTGCCAGCAGGGCAGACAACTCAGTGAACACGTGGGACAGCGCTGGCAAGCTGGGTGAGCACTGCAGGCCGAGGGAACGGGTAGTTAAGAGGAGCCATCGCAGAGGAGACCATGGGGGGGATTAATAAACGCCATTGTTCTCCCACTTGTGTTCATTCCTGTAGAGCCTGCAAAATGCCCCTCCCCTAGGGAACCATTTCCACCCCCACAGCAGTGGCGGTGATGGAGGTCACAGAGATCTGTGCTTGGAATCTCCATCTGCTGGGGCGACGGGCCCCAGGCAGTGGGAGATCAGCAGCTGAGAGCTCTTGGTTCAAAATGCCCTGGGCTCAGTTCCTGCTGCGGCATGGCAGCCAAGCCAGAGGGGGTCACTGTGACCCAAGACACCATGCGGCTAAATGCAAGTACTACGATCTGTGCAAAACCAAAGTTAAAAAACGAGAGTTTATTTATACAGTAACCGTGGGTTCCACCTGCAGAATTAATTTAAAACAGCTTATGATACAGAGTCCTGTACAGAGCAGCCAGAGGACAGTTCCAGAGAGCAGACAGGGACGGACAGACAAACAGCTGTGGCTCAGGCAAGCGTCAGGTCTCCTGGCTCTTCGCCTGCCTTGCGTATGTTTCCTGCAGGTATTTCTTGAAGGctagggagggaggggagagctgtTGGAGAGGGGCAGACTCTGGGACCACAGGGGCTCACCCTGGGCTTTTTTGTAGCTCCTGCAGCTGGTGAGAGGAAGTCACCCTGTGACAGGCTAGGAAGGAAGACATCCTCCTCTACTAGGCCAGGGCACAGCAATGAAGCCAGGCTGAGCGAGTGGCCAAGTCCAAGGCCCCCCATCAGGTACAGTCCCTGGGGAGGGTGATTATTACCCAAACAGGTCTGAAGGCAGCTGTCCTCCCCTCCATGCCCAGGTGCTGGAGGGCAGCTGTaaccctgtgctgggcctgcagGCAGCTCAGCCAGGAGTAGCCCAGAGCCATAGTGCCTAATGGACCCCAACAGGAGACACTCACCTGCTTGGTTCTTCCAGAGTTCGGCCGCATGTGTGTTCAGGGGGCTCTCAATGTTCGGCTCTGAGGATTGGGAGACGGGATTGGGAGGTCAGTGTGAGGACAGAGGAGGCTGCCTGTTTCTTACACAGCAACACGCCCACCCCACTCcttaagaatggccctactgggtcggaccaagggtccatctagcccagtatcctgtctgctgatagtggccaatgccaagtgccccagagagaatgaacagaacagggaatcatcaagtgatccatacccagcttctggcaaacagaggctagggacaccattcctgcccatgctggctaatggccattgacggacctatcctccctgaatttatctagttcttttttgaacactgtcatggtcttggccttcacaacatcctctggcaaggagttccacaggttgactgtgcgttgtgtgaagacaTATTTCCTtgtgtttaaacctgctgcctgttaatttcatttggtgacccctagttcttgtgttatgagtaacacttccttatctactgtctctgcaccactcatgattttatagacctcaatcagatccccccttagccgtctcttttccaagctgaaaagtcccggtcttattaatctctcctcatacagaagccatttcATACCCCACATAATTTGTTGCCGTTTTttggaccttttccaattccaatatcttttttttttttttgagacagggcgaccacatctgcacgcagtattcatgGTGTGGGCGTTCCATGGatttatttatatagcagcaaCATGATATTCTCTCttatatctatttttttttgatggctgctgcacattgagtggatgttttcagagaactatccacactgactccaagTCCTCTTTCCTGAGTgtcaacagctaatttagaccccttcatTTTATAGGTATacttgggatgatgttttccaatttgcattactttgcatttatcaacattgaagttcacctgccattttgttgcccagtcacccagttttgagagatcctcttgtagctctttgcagtctgcctgggttttaactatctgcaaattttgccatctctctgtttacccctttttccaagaTCATTTAGgagtatgttgaataggactggccccagaacagatccctgggggacaccactatttacctctcgccattctgaaaactgaccatttatacctaccctttgtttcctatctttcaaccagttagcAATCCAGGAGAGCACCTTtcctcttatcctgtggcagctcactttgcataagagcctttggtgagggaccttgtcaaaggctttctgaaaatctaactaCACTACAtgcactggatccccttggtccacatgcttgttgaccccctcaaagaattctagtagattggtgaggcatgatttccctttattaaaaccatgttgactctttctcaacaaattatgttcatcaaTGTATCTGAcaatattattctttattatagtttcaaccagtttgccaggtactgaaCTCAGGTTTACAGGCCTGTAACTGCCacgatcacctctggagccctttttaaaaactggcgtcACACTATCTatcctccagtcatatggtacagaagccgatttaaatgataggttacagactagttagtaaatgtgaaactgcagaactgagttccttcagaactcttgggggaataccatctggtcctggcgacttattgctgtttaatttatcaatttgttcccaaacctccacTAATGATACCTcaaatctgggacagttcctcagatccgtcacctaaaaagaacggctcaggtttgggaatctccctcacatcctcagccgtgaagattgatgcaaagaattcatttagtttctcctcaatggccttatcgtccttgagtgctcctttagcacctcgattgtccagtggccccactggttgtttagcatcTGGTCAcatgctccccccctccccctgatgCTCTGCTCCATTCAACACCCTGTGCCCTCCTCCCCTAGCTCACACCCCAGCCTGCTTGCTGTCAGCTGTAGCTGTCATTCTATTTGTATCATGGTAGCGCCTAGAAGCCCCAGCCACGGACAAAGCCCCAATCACACCCGGCCTTGTACAAACCTAACAAaagcactgtccctgccccagcaaGCCGAGCTGACGGTCCCAGTATTGGATGAGACAACGGACGGGGACGCAAGGAAATGATGAAGCAATACTGGTCAGTGTGATGGGCTGTAGTCACAGCCCACCTGTGGGCTAATCACTTGGAGGCAAGAACATGCTTTGGGCAAGCAAGGGGAGTGAGGAGAGCGAGAGGAGACTGCAGTGGGAAAGGGGAAGCCCAGGAACTCAGAGCTGCAGGACACCATGGGGCAATCCCCAGGCAGCCTCACCTCCCAGCAGGCTCTGAATGGACAGCAGGATTGTCCGGACGTCGTAGAGCGCAGACCACTTGTCCTTGAGGATGTCCAGGCAGATGTTGCCCTGCGTGTCCACGTTGGGGTGGTAGCAGGGGGTGAGGAACTTGACAGTGGGGGCATTGTAGGGATAGCCATCGGGAAACTCCAGGGAAAGCTTATACCTCAAGTCCTCGTacacctgggggagggaggaaatagaGAGTTAGCAGGACGGACCCAGGCCCCTCCGTGCCTCAGGGAGGCCAGGCAGACCCCTGGGGCCccactgcacagcacagagagGCGGGGCCATAGGGCAGGCTCGCTTGTCCCCCCTCAGCCCCCGCAGGCTCACCGTCCCAGCGGCGCCGTCGATGGTCCCGATCCATCTGAAGAGATTGTCCGACTCGGGGAAGGCGGAGATCCCTTTGTCGCCGGCCATCTGAGCAGAGACGGGACAACGGTCAGGAGCGAACGCCCCGGCgacactgccccccccgccgcaGCCCCCCCGGCGGGCCGGGGTCCGCCCCGCAGGACCCGGCCCaggccagccccggcccagcTGAACCCTGCTGGGCCCGGGGTCCGGTCGGGCCGCAGCGCCGCCTACTCACCATCAGCGCCatcagctcctgctgcagcctgcGGGGACAGAGGGACATGGGCGGTGAGGCgtggcccgcagcccccccgcgCCCAGGCccggctcccccgcccccccagcgccctccgCCCAACCGGCCCCCCCGCGCCCAGGCCCGGCTCCCCCGCGCCCCAGCGCCCTCCGCCCAACCGGCCCCCCCCGCGCCCAGGCccggctcccccgccccccagcgccctccgcCCAACCGGCCCCCCCGCGCCCAGGCccggctcccccgccccccagcgccctccgcCCAACCGGCCCCCCCGCGCCCAGGCccggctcccccgccccccagcgccctccgcCCAACCGGCCCCTCCGCGCCCAGGCccggctcccctgccccccagcgccctccgcCCAACCGGCCCCCCCGCGCCCAGGCccggctcccccgccccccagcgccctccgcCCAACCGGCCCCCCCGCGCCCAGGCccggctcccccgccccccagcgccctccgcCCAACCGGCCCCCCCGCGCCCAGGCccggctcccctgccccccagcgccctccgcCCAACCGGCCCCCCCGCGCCCAGGCccggctcccctgccccccagcgccctccgcCCAACCATTCCCCCTGTGTCCaagcccagcccccccgccccccagcgccctccgcCCAACCGGCCCCCCTGTGTCCaagcccagcccccccgcccaaccGGCCCCCCCGCGCCCAGGCccggctcccctgccccccagcgccctccgcCCAACCATTCCCCCTGTgtccaggcccaggcccagcccccccgCGCCCTCCGCCCAACCCCAACCGGCCCCCCAGCGCCCAGGCCCGGCTCCCCCGCGCCCTCCGCCCAACCAGCCCCCCTGTGTCCAGGCCCCCCCGCGCCCTCCGCCCAACCGGCCCCCCTGTGTCcaggcccagccccccccgcGCCCTCCGCCCAACCGGCCCCCCTGTGTCcaggcccagccccccccgcGCCCTCCGCCCAACCGGCCCCCCTGTGTCCAGGCCCAGCCCCCCCGCGCCCTCCGCCCAACCCCAACCGGCCCCCCCGCGCCCAGGCccggctcccccaccccccagcgccCTCCGCCCAACCGGCCCCCCAGCGCTCTCCGCCCAACCATTCCCCCTGTGTCCAGGCCCCCCCGCGCCCTCCGCCCAACCGGCCCCCCTGTGTCCAGGCCCCCCCGCGCCCTCCGCCCAACCGGCCCCCCTGTGTCCAGGCCCCCCCGCGCCCTCCGCCCAACCGGCCCCCCTGTGTCCaggccccccagcgccctccgcCCAACCGGCCCCCCTGTGTCCaggccccccagcgccctccgcCCAACCGGCCCCCCCGCGCCCTCCACCCAACCGGCCCCCCTGTGTCCaggccccccagcgccctccgcCCAACCGGCCCCCCAGTGTCCAGGCCCCCCCGCGCCCTCCGCCCAACCGGCCCCCCTGTGTCCAGGCCCCCCCGCGCCCTCCGCCCAACCGGCCCCCCTGTGTCCAGGCCCCCCCGCGCCCTCCGCCCAACCGGCCCCCCCGTGTCCAGGCCCCCCCGCGCCCTCCGCCCAACCGGCCCCCCCGTGTCCAGGCCCCCCCGCGCCCTCCGCCCAACCGGCCCCCCCGTGTCCAGGCCCCCCCGCGCCCTCCGCCCAACCGGCCCCCCCGCGCCCTCCACCCAACCGGCCCCCCTGTGTCCaggccccccagcgccctccgcCCAACCGGCCCCCCAGTGTCCAGGCCCGGCCCCCCAACCGGCCCCCCCGTGTCCAGGCCCCGCGCCCAGGCCCGGCCCCCCAACCGGCCCCCCCGCGCCCTCCGCCCAACCATTCCCCCTGTGTCCAGGCCCCCCCGCGCCCTCCGCCCAACCATTCCCCCTGTGTCCAGGCCCGCGCCCGGCGGCCCCCGCTCACCGCTTCCCCACGGAGCCGCGGGCCGCGCTGCTGCCGGGCTCGGCCCCCTTGCGGGCGGCGCTGGGGCGGGCGGCGGGGTCCGCGTTCTGCGAGGCCATCGCGGCGCTACTTCGCCCCGCCCGCGCTCCCGCGGCCGCTCGCTCCCGCGCCG
This sequence is a window from Eretmochelys imbricata isolate rEreImb1 chromosome 13, rEreImb1.hap1, whole genome shotgun sequence. Protein-coding genes within it:
- the UBE2C gene encoding ubiquitin-conjugating enzyme E2 C gives rise to the protein MASQNADPAARPSAARKGAEPGSSAARGSVGKRLQQELMALMMAGDKGISAFPESDNLFRWIGTIDGAAGTVYEDLRYKLSLEFPDGYPYNAPTVKFLTPCYHPNVDTQGNICLDILKDKWSALYDVRTILLSIQSLLGEPNIESPLNTHAAELWKNQAAFKKYLQETYARQAKSQET
- the LOC144273769 gene encoding regulator of G-protein signaling 9-binding protein-like: MRALERDHPAARSLPWQMSHAPDSHSVGEVRGACAATHTSLSKVIVWHNQLALQLGGTSDSPQLRDELQERSKEAHELSKGLRNMLLAGLQQPLASPEERQELERLWVLSLSALEQFHQDLCRAHHLCQLFPLQGWGVQLLSTGVTGKTTDGGHKPWRRPSRKGTRSTEQLGAAPSLEEQIEHVGAMLLEMETRVNVPVWTVEATEETGPESSLAFEAEGSCSERQAAEVAGGLGCCGQCQDWPALCCTLS